The following proteins come from a genomic window of Lytechinus pictus isolate F3 Inbred chromosome 1, Lp3.0, whole genome shotgun sequence:
- the LOC129273957 gene encoding uncharacterized protein LOC129273957, with protein MAYPFDQEISASSVVGARAVSLHQSSIKEQRKLEENLQSLSKEMRSRMNQLDSETSEMRRHAVRMFDSVRRKEHQRMTQSRQEIANLHSSGSSDDITNLFSGPSSRANSAGRLKTAQLPRRPSKSSDGAPSQVSLSRCYSSPASIDKVGPNFDVELATEPKGDFSDESIAADAASIPVTDLPNFCTGRELGMIGEMVTNEDVNEDNDNTVLDHKPNHSRVESSPHLLRRHSQTNLNLRSTSHIGDERAKLMTRRRRTSDIVKPVTTSPGMRPSRRHSSHEPAFLTNTTGTRSNQELLLHRTSSVNLPPLRHPSYMGRRSVQSDSQIMSPPLSPNESPRSVVGARHNQNASFRRASHTESSPCIMKQTFASTPRRSVSQVVGELVHIEEIRRHSRGTSLQDGVRKARGALQSKSFPFNSTQRADVACTSMSKTQSLGDIFDELKDCRYLRISNQDSTA; from the coding sequence ATGGCATATCCATTCGACCAAGAAATCAGTGCTTCATCAGTGGTTGGTGCCCGAGCTGTGAGTCTTCATCAATCGAGTATCAAGGAACAACGCAAACTTGAGGAGAATCTTCAATCATTGTCCAAAGAAATGCGATCCCGAATGAACCAACTAGACTCGGAGACGAGTGAAATGCGTCGCCACGCCGTCCGGATGTTTGACTCCGTACGACGAAAAGAACACCAGAGAATGACGCAGTCGCGTCAAGAAATAGCCAACCTACACTCATCGGGAAGTTCAGATGATATAACCAATCTCTTCTCGGGACCTTCTTCGCGAGCAAATTCTGCTGGACGTTTGAAAACGGCGCAGTTACCGCGTCGCCCAAGTAAATCAAGCGATGGGGCGCCGTCACAGGTATCACTTAGCCGGTGCTACTCGTCACCAGCGTCCATTGATAAAGTCGGTCCAAATTTTGATGTGGAGCTAGCAACAGAACCGAAAGGTGATTTCAGTGATGAAAGTATTGCCGCAGACGCAGCTTCGATTCCAGTCACAGACCTGCCAAACTTCTGCACCGGACGAGAACTTGGAATGATTGGGGAAATGGTGACCAATGAAGATGTGAACGAGGACAATGACAACACTGTCTTGGACCATAAACCAAACCACTCAAGAGTTGAGTCGTCACCACATTTACTTAGAAGGCATTCGCAGACTAATTTGAATCTGAGGTCGACATCGCATATCGGGGACGAGCGTGCGAAACTAATGACGAGACGTCGACGCACTTCGGACATCGTTAAACCAGTGACCACTTCACCTGGGATGAGACCTTCCAGACGGCATAGCTCTCACGAGCCTGCCTTCTTGACAAACACAACGGGAACTCGTAGCAACCAAGAGCTTTTACTGCATCGTACATCATCAGTTAACTTGCCTCCTCTACGACACCCATCATACATGGGACGTCGTAGTGTCCAGTCTGACAGTCAAATCATGTCTCCACCTTTGTCTCCGAACGAATCACCGCGCAGCGTCGTCGGTGCTCGTCACAACCAAAATGCGTCATTTCGACGCGCATCTCACACCGAATCCTCTCCGTGTATCATGAAACAAACCTTTGCCTCGACACCTAGGCGGAGCGTGTCACAAGTAGTTGGTGAGCTGGTACACATCGAGGAAATCCGACGTCATTCCAGAGGTACTTCCTTGCAGGATGGTGTTCGCAAAGCTCGAGGAGCGTTGCAAAGCAAATCATTCCCGTTCAACAGCACACAAAGGGCTGATGTTGCTTGTACGTCCATGTCCAAGACACAATCCCTGGGGGATATATTTGATGAACTTAAAGACTGCCGATATTTACGGATCTCAAACCAAGACTCTACAGCTTAA